The region TACAGTATATAAATACAAGAACTATAAACACAGAGTAGAAGAAAACTAATAATTAGGGTGCATGACTAATCTTGCTCCCTTGGCTGTTGACTGATTTCATACATGTGCTATAAATAAACAAAGAAAATAGAACAGTTGGCACTAAAACCGTCCATTAGAAACAGAAGGAATCAGTTAGCAACTCTTGAGTCCATTAAGACATGAAGTTTTACAACATTAGTGAACACTGCAAGGGAGTGGTGTTACTATGGAATATGGCATGCCCTCCTCGTGAGCCCTTATGGCAAAAAACATCCCATTACATGAAGGCAGCAAGCTAAACATAACATATTCGAGACCTACTTACTTCACGCATATCCCCACTAACATATTTCTACTACATAAATCCCAGTTTCTCCCTAAACAAACTATCTAGCTTCTCGGAACAGCCAATTCTTACAACCTAAGAAGTAAATCGAACACATCAATCCAGCCAATTCTCTGAGCAGCTTCTGTGAGCATAATTCTACCACATAAATCTATGGTCAAGTGTCTGGATCGAAGCTACAGGCTCAAGCTCGACACAAACGAAACGAGACGGAtaagggaggaggaggagctagCCGTACCTGCTTGATGGTGGTGGACGGCCGCGGttagggcagcggcggcgggcctGGCTCCGGGGGGGCGCGAGGCGGACGCAGGGGGCCTGCGGTGAGCCTGGCTCCNNNNNNNNNNNNNNNNNNNNNNNNNNNNNNNNNNNNNNNNNNNNNNNNNNNNNNNNNNNNNNNNNNNNNNNNNNNNNNNNNNNNNNNNNNNNNNNNNNNNNNNNNNNNNNNNNNNNNNNNNNNNNNNNNNNNNNNNNNNNNNNNNNNNNNNNNNNNNNNNNNNNNNNNNNNNNNNNNNNNNNNNNNNNNNNNNNNNNNNNNNNNNNNNNNNNNNNNNNNNNNNNNNNNNNNNNNNNNNNNNNNNNNNNNNNNNNNNNNNNNNNNNNNNNNNNNNNNNNNNNNNNNNNNNNNNNCGGCGGGTGGTTGGGAcggtggggcgacggggcgagggggGTGGGGCAAGGGGGTGGCGAGGGGagggggcgacggggcgaggggaggtggggctcggcattactaacaaaaaataatttttttttcagaactactaatggcgcacggtgggtgtggtgcgccattactatgtcaactagtaatggcgcactacaccatggtgcgccattagtaacaatttttttttcaaaactattaatgacgcaccacacaccaggtgtgtcactagtaatatattactaatggcgcaccgacacatggtgcgccattagtatatagtaatggcgcaccacatgtctggtacgCCATTAGTGATCATAtcgtctatagcccttttcctagtagtggtcatGACACCGCTGTTGTCTGGCCTGCAATCCGGACCAAGGGTTTCCCCTAGCGCTCAAGGGGCACGGTAGAGAGACCATGGTAGTGCCTTCAAAAAGAAGACCACACCCACATATGCCGCCACTACCAGCATCGGCAAGACGAGTAGGGCTTTCGCCTGCCCTGAGACCGAACAATCCCAAAGAAGCCGCCAGTTGGAGATGTGGACATGAAAACGCTGACTGGAGCAGCCACCCACAGGAAGGAGGAACGCGGCCGCGTGACCCACCACCACTCGGGGGCGCCCTCACCCGAGCCGCCACGGACAGAGGGACCTCCTATAGGGCGCCTTCAGCGCCGCGCAAGGGATCTGGCGCCCGCAGCAGCTGTTGGATGGGCCGCAGCAAAAAATACCTCCCCACCAGGATTCGACCTCACACCCAGCCGCTTCCACATGGTGAGGCTAGCCACTGCACTAGCTAACTGCTAGCGGATATTCACACCGCAAATGTTTCAATAAACAAAAAATAGACGCGCTATTTATTGCACAATACACTGTGGCATTTATACATTTCAATTATTGAAAATATGTTCAAATATTACGGATGGAGTTCTCGAGCATGCAAAAAAAAATCCGCATATTCAAAAATAGTatgaatacacattgaacattttcttagtatagggtgaacattattcaaagaaacacagaacattttttcaaaatatgctgaactttttttgaatacatgCTACAAAATTTCTCTgcacgatgaacattttttatacacactgaacattttttcaatgtatGGTGAACAATATTCAAATACACGTAGAACTTTTTTTAAATACGATGAACTCCTTTTGAATGCATGCTGAACAAAATttctatacatgatgaacattattttatacacactgaacattctttcaatgtatggtgaacatttttcttcaatacGTTAACAAAAAATTGGAATTCATAACTATTTTTGAAATGTGAAAAAAATtagaaaacatgaacaaaatttggaaTTTCGAAAAACTTTTTCTGAAAAGTCAAACGAATTCCGAAAAATCTGAACatattttggatattgaaaatagttcatccaattcgaaaatagttcatcgaatttaaaaaagttcaccgacttcaaaaaaagttcattagttttgaaaaaggttcacaaaCCTGAGAAAAAGTTTATCaaacttgaaaaaaagttcattgaatttgaaaaaagttcatcgacttcAAAAAAGAGTTCACCCAAATTTTAAAAAAAGATCATTGAATTTGAATATAGTTCACCGGTTTTGATAAAATGTCATCgaattggaaaaaagttcattgaatttgagaaaaagttcaccaattttgaaaaaagttcatcgaatttgaataatattcataaattcggtgaactttttataTCGaattagaaaaaagaaaaagaagaaagaagactaaaaaagaaaaagaatactaaaaagaaaaagaaagaaataaaaagaaaaagaaaaaaagaaacggaAAAGAAAGAATGGAAGAATAAAAAAGGAAGAAGCTCTATGTAATCACATAACTCAGCTAGCGCGGGTGGCAAGCGAGTGCTGCGCTGTGACCCCGCATCGCAGGATCGAATCTTTCTCAGCACGTTTTCTTTTGCATCattttacaaaagaaaaaaaaataaaacatgGGCTGGCCCATCACGGAGGAGGGGTGTGCGCCCTGTACCATTAACGCTATAACGGGCACTACGGGCGCCATTTAGGGTTTGCCACGGACAGATCTAGGCAGAGAAGACCCAGACCTGCCACCACCAGCACCAAACGGCCAGCCCAAAGAGGTGGCTGGGCCGGGCCGCTAGGAAAGACGCCGGAATAGCATGCACCGGAAGCTGGGTGGCCCGTCGCAGGATCGAATCTTTCTCAGCACATTTTCTTTTTGCATCattttacaaaagaaaaaaaataaaacatggGCTGGCCCATCGCGGAGGAGGGGTGTGCGCCCTGTACCATTAACGTTATAACGGGCGCTACGGGCGCCGTTTAGGGTTTGCCACGGACAGATCTAGGCAGAGAAGTCCCAGACCTGCCACCACCAGCACCAAACGGCCAGCCCAAAGAGGTGGCTGGGCCGGGCCGCTAGGAAAGACGCCGGAATAGCATGCGCCGGAAGCTGGGTGGCCCGCAGGGGCAGAACATCACTGCAACCGCGCGTCAGGCTGCAAATATAGGGGCCCGGATTTGAAGTATGCGGATGTCTGGCACGAGATATGAGGGACGACAAACTTAATCTTTAGACAATAGAAGAGATACCTCTCCTGTACTAACACTTACAAACCGATCAATCTTGCTAAACAGTGAAGATATGAAAGAGTGCGGAGCATTTCGCATACTTATGGGCGTATGCGACAATGACACAGAAACATAAAACCCATGACACACCAAAATATATGGAAAAGCATAAACAACATCAGCAGCACATCAGCCCCTTATTGACACACACTGAAACACACAGGGCATGCATGCTGTGTCGTCAGAGTCAGAGGTAGCACTCGTAGAGCTTGATGTCCATCTGGAGGCGGAAGTAGTAGAGGCCCTCGATGGCATCGGTGCGGATGGTTGCGACGCCGCGCGCCATGAAGAAGTCGCCGGTGCCGCCGACGACGGAGAAGTCCCGCGTGGCGTCGCCCATGAGGTCGGCGCCGACGAGGTTGAGCGTGCCCTTGTGCGCCGTGGAGTTAAACACGATGGAGAAGCCGAACCAGGAGGTCAGCGACTCCTGCTTGTCATAGAAGTAGAACCCCTGCGCGCGTGCCGCCGGCTCCTCCCCGGCCAGGGGCAGCGCCTTCCCCACCGTCATGGGGTCGTTGAACACCATCAGCGCGCCGAAGTAGGTGCTGTTCTTCCAGTAGGTCGTGGCCAGCGCCGTCGGCTTggtggccgccgccgtcgtcgcgtTGGCCGTGTTGTTGCCGTTGTAGAGGATGTCGTGGTAGTAGAGCGTCATGTTCATGCACGGCTCGTCGGGGCTGCTGGCGACGACCCTCGTCAGGCCGTGGGCGGCGCCCGCCATGCCGAGCAGAAAAACCACGACGGCGACGGTCAGAGACAGCTTGGAAGATGCCATGAGGCCTTGCATTGTTCACAGCGCAACTGCTCCGAAGAATCGACAAGCTAGATGTAGTGCCAGGCAGGTCGTGTTGTGGTGGTGTTGAGAGCTGGACTTGTGCATGCTATTTATagaggtgcatgcatgcatggagccGTGGGGCATGCGTACTGAAAGTACTCAGTTTAGTAACTTAGATTCTAAGCTCTCTTGCACTCCAAGTGACCAATCTTGTTTATAGTTGATTCGGCTGCGCGGTGGGTAGCTCCATATAACAAAGTAAAGCAAACCCTAAAAACGATTAAGCATTTTTGCTATTGGGCAGCCGACTCCTTTCCCTTGCTGGCAGTCAGACGTCAGCCTCGCGATGAGGTGTACACGAGCGTCCCAGGTTAGGTCGGCTTCCAAAAGCCACACACATGAACTGCGGTTTCTTAGTTTGGATCAGAGAATATTCCTTCATGGGATAAAATTAGTTGGTTCACTGGAACGGACGCAATGCCCAGAGAGGCAGCGCATGGTTGGTACGTCAAAGTAAACGTATGTCGATTCTTTTTTTCATTCCAAAGTATAAAAGCTAATCAAATTGTAATATACTCCGTACGAGTATGTCTTGGCATCACTTTTTCCTTTTTCGATGTAGTATTGCTGCTGACATGCCAACCGTATCCGGGGATTGAGAATATCAGGGGCCAAATAACAATTTAGTGTGAACCAGATATCAAGACATTACACTGGATCACAGGGGTGTGGAGACACTGAGTGAGGAGGAACAAAAATTCTTCACTAGGAAATTCACACTTGAGGAGTTGAAGGAAGCCGTCTTTGGAATGGAAAAAAAAATACGTTGTACTGTATTTGGGTTCGGCCTAGCATGCAGGTGGTCGGCCCATGCAGTGATGGTCTAGCGCTGAATCGCCGCTGCGGCCTGCGGCCCGCGCCCTACTGTTACCTTTGGAAGCTGTTGATACCAACTCTGGGAGGCTGTTGTCCCACTTGTATGCATGCCTCTCACTTGCTCCCGCTACTATTAATTCACATGCATTTTCTATTTTAGATGACTGATATTTTCTAAATAAACATTTGATTTTTGAAACTTCTTATATATTAGAATTCATAGCCAGAAGATCTTTAGAACAAGATCAAATTTTGATACATTTTAAGTAGTTTTAATTATCCACTCTTTTGAAATAATTGCAATACGTGAAAAGTATGATTGATGTTTAAGTAAAACAAAAATATGCACTAAAATTACTGGGATGTATGTTTCAAAAATATTCTAAATAAGTGAAATGGGTGATATGTGAAATATTTCAAATAAGCAAAGTTGAAAAAGATACTAAAATTACTGAAATACATGTTTCTGGAATATTTTAAATAGTGAAAAGGGAAAACGTGAAAATCATTGTTTTGGTATAACTTAATTCACTTTTTGGTTTTTTGAAAAGAAAACATTTttgaaatattaaatcattttcatAGTTACAGTTAATtgaaattatttttggaataatATAAAATCATTTTGGAATTAATTAAAAGCATTTTTAATAGTTGTTATCACTTGTGAATTTTATTTCAATCAATTTGTGAAACAAATATAAATGAGTACAAAATATATTCAATATCAATCTTGTTTGAAATGTCTTCTCATCAGGATttaaaatatatattaaaaaaacaaaagaaaattctAGTGTAAGGATATGAAGCATCTAAATCACTAAGAAAATTAAAATGCACCTTAATTGCAACATCATCCCTCTTCATTAGCTTGTCGACATTTTGTGTATACCTTTTAGTCAGGGTGTCGATGTAGTTCCTGCTACTCACATTTCTAAATTTTTTTGAAGATAATGGTTTCTTCCTTGATGTTGAGAATAGTGTTTTTCATCTGCAAATCTGAGGATGAAATCACGTAGCCCCTCCCTATGTCCTACTAGATACGGAAAGGAACACCGGAAGTTGCTTCCAAACATATCACCTAGTTGGCTCCAATTCCAAACAAGGCCCTAAGGAAGATTCATGAGACGTCGTCTTGTTGGTCTTGTTAAAATGGTAATGAAGTGTTTGACCATTCCGCAAGAACTGGTACTTGCAACGTCCATGGTGTGCGTGGGTGTGGGCGTGTGTNNNNNNNNNNNNNNNNNNNNNNNNNNNNNNNNNNNNNNNNNNNNNNNNNNNNNNNNNNNNNNNNNNNNNNNNNNNNNNNNNNNNNNNNNNNNNNNNNNNNNNNNNNNNNNNNNNNNNNNNNNNNNNNNNNNNNNNNNNNNNNNNNNNNNNNNNNNNNNNNNNNNNNNNNNNNNNNNNNNNNNNNNNNNNNNNNNNNNNNNNNNNNNNNNNNNNNNNNNNNNNNNNNNNNNNNGGTAGACAGCTAGGAACTCATCATGATCAGTCATCTCATCATAACTATCGATGGAGTGCCAACACGAGGGGGCATGGAGTGCGCATGAGCTCCCAAGACAAGGCGTGGCACTCAAATGGACCCCATATAGTGCCGCGTAAGCTGATGGGAGATGGTTGCACGGGATACGTACAACCAGTTTGGATGGCGCTCTAACAATAGGATAAGTGTTTAGTCTCTCTTCCTATTTTCACCGGTTATTGCAGATTATTTTTTATGGTTTCACACTACTGTTTGAAACTTTGTTTTGAACCTGGATTTTTAATaatatggttgtgtgcatcaagagatgcagaggccaggggtattCCTCCTTTCGAAAAAAAATAGCGCCCCCGTAAGGGTCGCCAAAGTCTTATCTTATTTGTAATCGGGGCAAAAAGTCCGGACCAAGTATTCTCTCTACAGCTTAATCAACAATAACAAGAGCCACATGGGAGATAGATAACTAATTAGCAGTGTAATCATCATATAACCAATGATTAATTAGCATAACAAGTTCAGATGTATGCTTTAGCAAATTGATCAAGAATTCATTGTTACCACTGTATGTTACATGCTGCAACCAGTAGACCTCAACTGACCCCCTCTCATAAAACAAGGCGCCACCACTGTAGGTTTCTTAAGCTAGCCACCACACCAAATGGATGGGGGAGTTGGCTAGAACCAGTTCCACCTTGCCTTAAATGTGTCGGGGGATCCGACAGTACCTAACATTGCACACCATCGCGTAACTGCAACCGTGTTAATACCGTGTCTCGTTTCAAACCGGCCATCTGAAATGTTCGGTGACTAATATGTTATGGTGGAGAGATGATTTTGGTGAGACTATATCTGAAACCGACAAACTTAATCTGTAAAAAAATTCTCTAGAAGAGATACCTCTCCTGAACTAACACTTACAAACCGATCAATCTTGCTCAACAGTAAATATATGAATAAGAGTGCGCGGAGCGTTTCGCATAGTTATGGGCGTATGCGATAATGACACACAAGCATAAAACCCATCACACACACCAAAAAGAATaagagaaaaacaaaaacaacatcaggaacacATCAATTGACACACTCCTAGGCGCCATTGTATctttgccttttgttttctttcctTTTAGTTAGAGTGTGGTTGTTTTCCGTCACTGTAATcctagccggttgatggctttgttaattcaaagccgggctcttctgGAGCCTAcgttccaaaaaaaaaaaaaacacacgCACACAGGGTATGCATGCATGCACGTTGTCAGAGTCAGACGTAGCACTCGTACAGCTTGATGTCCATCTGCAGGCGGAAGTAGTAGAGGCCCTCGATGGCATCGGTGCGGATGGTTGCGACGCCGCGCGCCATGAAGAAGTCGCCGGTGCCGCCGACGATGGAGAAGTCCCGCGTGGCGTCGCCCATGAGGTCGGCGCCGACGAGGT is a window of Triticum dicoccoides isolate Atlit2015 ecotype Zavitan chromosome 2B, WEW_v2.0, whole genome shotgun sequence DNA encoding:
- the LOC119367466 gene encoding dirigent protein 5-like, which translates into the protein MQGLMASSKLSLTVAVVVFLLGMAGAAHGLTRVVASSPDEPCMNMTLYYHDILYNGNNTANATTAAATKPTALATTYWKNSTYFGALMVFNDPMTVGKALPLAGEEPAARAQGFYFYDKQESLTSWFGFSIVFNSTAHKGTLNLVGADLMGDATRDFSVVGGTGDFFMARGVATIRTDAIEGLYYFRLQMDIKLYECYL